The sequence below is a genomic window from Lolium perenne isolate Kyuss_39 chromosome 4, Kyuss_2.0, whole genome shotgun sequence.
TTCATTATACATGTGCTTGAAAAAAATCATTACTGACTTGCCGTGGATACTGATTGAGGAGTCAGAACCTCTTACAGAGTTACAGTGTCCAGTTTTGTTTTGTAATCTGTACTGTGAGCCTTTTCTGGTACTGTACTGCTGTGGCTGAATGTTTGGATGACCTTTCATAGAGTAGATTTTCCATTGGTGTCATGTATGTGCTGCGATATGAAATGTATAAAGTTAAGGGCAAAATCTTTCCAATTATATTATGACTCTACAAATAACTATTGCTACTTCTTTTATACCAAACAAAAGAAGCAAAATAAAATTGTTTTTAATGCTACTATACTTACCAAGTATGATGTGACAATAGTGCCAATGTGGCAGCATGATTCATCTGATCTTACTGGTGATTGTTTCTTAATATCAGCCCAGTTTTCCTCAAAACTGGGACAATCTATTGTATAACATAATTCATTCTTTTTCAGATGCAACACATCCCTCTTGATAGACTATTGCGACAACGATGTCACGCATAAGTATATTCTAATTGATGCCGGCAAGACCTTTAGAGAACAAGTTCTCCGGTGGTTTGTTCACCACAAAGTTCCTTCTGTTGACTCGGTGAGATCTTCATGGTTTGCATTCTGTCAATTTAAGTTTCCAATGATCAATGCATACAGATGGCAATATTGATGGTCCTTTGCAATGCAGATTATTCTGACTCATGAGCATGCGGATGCCGTCTTAGGTCTTGATGGTGTTTGGCTGGTACACCCAAGCAACAATAAAAATGAGATTGATCATCTTCCAATTTTCCTCACACAATTCACAATGGACAGGTTAGCTTAGCTTCCTGAATGGACTACCATGCCATATTAGGCATCATATCATGTATCATGTAACTTTAGCTGTGTAACTTTACAGTGTTGGAGCAAGATTCCCATACTTGGTGAAACAGAAGATGGAGGAAGGCAATGAAATGGCCACAGTGTCTCAACTCGCCTGGAAGATTATAGAGTGTGACGTTGAAAAACCATTTCTATCATCGGGGCTAGAGTTTGTGCCCTTGCCAGTATGATGCACATATACCTTCTATTGTGAAACACTTGCTTGATCTAGCTTTATCTGCATCCTGATGTGTCTTAGCTTCTTCTCTATTCAGGTCATGCACGGAGAGGATTATATTTGTTTAGGCTTCCTATTTGGGAGGAAAGCAAGAGTTGCATATTTATCTGATGTCTCAAGAATTCTCCTTAGAACTGAACATGGTATGAATAGTGTGTCCACATCATTCTTTATCCAACTATTTTGAATCCTTATTCATTATGAGTATGATAGTTTATACAAATTAATGAGTTAGAAGAAGATGTTTGCCAAACAACAAAAGTGGATACACTTTTCAAAGAAATCTGAAATAAATCATGGATGCATAACAAGTTGCGGCAAACACAACTTTGCTCGTTTTCAGGGTTTGTTCTAGATCAACAGGGATCCCCACCAGTTCCACTAAAATTAAACAAACAAAAAATTCGAAGAAGACGATAAGGCATATGTTTTTAGGATTTCAGTTATTTTACTGTTTTTTTTTTGCTAGAGTTGTGGTATCATGTTGCTAAATATTCTTTTTTATCATGGATCCTGGTCGATTATCtccattttttctttttctttttagaaAGAAAGGCAAAATATTTGCCTTAATTCAATAAATAAGGAGAAGTTAGAGAACAAAGTTTAAACTTACAAACCCAGTTACAAACCACCTCCAAGAACAAAAGACTATTCTCAGGAAATTAAAAGACCCAAGTGCTTAGCTCCCACAATAAACCAAGTCGTAGCCTCCTTTTTCTTACGGAATTCCTGATGCAGCTTTTCGATGCAGCAATTTCCAAGTCTGGTGCTGGACAACTTGACCTTCTTATACTAGAAACAAACCGGTTACATGGGGTGGTAAGCCTGCTGCAAATGTTTGTCGTCTAAAAAGTTTTATATCTGCCTAGTAAAAATGAAAAAAGATCACACAAGTAAATTGATATGTCGCCGAATCTGCTGATATGGTCTTT
It includes:
- the LOC127293706 gene encoding putative hydrolase C777.06c isoform X3, with product MQAAAMAPDGDAVEAAAPASSLIFLGTGCSGALPDVRCLIQPSKPPCATCSQALTLPPEKNPNYRCNTSLLIDYCDNDVTHKYILIDAGKTFREQVLRWFVHHKVPSVDSIILTHEHADAVLGLDGVWLVHPSNNKNEIDHLPIFLTQFTMDSVGARFPYLVKQKMEEGNEMATVSQLAWKIIECDVEKPFLSSGLEFVPLPVMHGEDYICLGFLFGRKARVAYLSDVSRILLRTEHAISKSGAGQLDLLILETNRLHGVGHARSCHLTLTESLDAIKRICPKKALLIGMNHEFEHQRENHILAEWSGREGIPVQLAHDGLRIFIDL